Proteins from one Palaemon carinicauda isolate YSFRI2023 chromosome 26, ASM3689809v2, whole genome shotgun sequence genomic window:
- the LOC137619789 gene encoding protein FAM200A-like: MSLDIKHQVVNRIKAKGAFSMQLDESTDVSDNAQLLVYVKYEGPVDLEEEFLFCHALPTTTTGEDIFQMVDQFLKEEELSWTNCFSICSDGAPAMLGARKGFTALVKKVNPMVNVVHCLLHRENLVDRHLSPGLNEVMNEAVKIVNYIKTSALNTRLFEQLCADFDAEHRHLLFHSNIRWLSRGKLLRRLLDLRNELEIFLIEKKCGLVNKLANKMWLLQVGYLNDIFVALNNLNISMQGRNQTIAGVAKNLSSFKCKLKLWLSNVKRGKFAAFPSVAEFLEMWEETSQNDAKIFIVPHLTELMAEFDRRIPEEHIRTQSWVRNPFNINVEDLPESVPGLPEQLIEVQNEHLLKDLFKEVSLSEFWIQVKKEKSIVGVEAVKVLLPFVTTYLCEQGFSALTHMKNKSRNKLNPEHDMRCSLTTMIPRFDKLVNEKQHYGSH, translated from the coding sequence ATGTCACTTGATATCAAACACCAAGTAGTAAATCGCATCAAGGCCAAGGGAGCCTTTAGCATGCAGCTAGATGAGTCAACAGACGTAAGTGATAACGCCCAACTGTTAGTTTATGTTAAGTATGAGGGGCCAGTAGATCTGGAAGAGGAGTTTCTCTTTTGCCACGCATTGCCAACAACCACTACAGGAGAAGATATTTTTCAAATGGTTGACCAGttcttgaaagaggaagaactttcATGGACAAACTGCTTCAGCATTTGTTCTGACGGAGCACCAGCGATGCTTGGGGCACGAAAAGGCTTCACAGCACTTGTAAAAAAAGTTAATCCCATGGTTAACGTTGTGCATTGCCTGCTACATCGTGAAAATCTGGTTGATCGACACCTGTCACCTGGACTGAACGAAGTGATGAACGAAGCAGTTAAAATTGTCAACTACATCAAAACTAGTGCACTGAATACTCGGTTGTTCGAGCAGTTATGTGCCGATTTCGACGCAGAACACaggcatctcctcttccactcaaaCATCagatggctttcaagaggaaaattacTACGACGACTACTGGATCTTCGGAATGAGTTAGAAATATTCCTGATTGAAAAGAAATGCGGCTTAGTGAACAAATTGGCGAACAAGATGTGGCTCCTACAAGTGGGGTATCTCAATGACATTTTTGTTGCACTCAACAATCTGAATATCAGCATGCAAGGCCGCAACCAGACAATTGCTGGGGTTGCAAAAAATCTGTCTTCTTTCAAATGCAAGCTAAAACTGTGGTTAAGCAACGTGAAGCGAGGGAAATTTGCAGCTTTTCCTAGTGTGGCAGAATTTCTAGAGATGTGGGAGGAGACATCTCAGAATGATGCCAAAATTTTTATTGTACCACACTTGACTGAGTTGATGGCAGAGTTTGACAGACGAATTCCGGAAGAACATATTCGAACCCAGTCGTGGGTGAGAAATCCTTTCAACATAAATGTTgaagacctgccagaaagcgttcCAGGACTCCCAGAGCAACTTATTGAGGTTCAAAATGAACATTTGTTGAAGGacctcttcaaggaagtatctctttCTGAATTCTGGATTCAGGTAAAGAAAGAGAAGTCTATAGTAGGAGTTGAGGCGGTGAAAGTGTTGCTCCCATTTGTAACAACATACCTTTGCGAGCAAGGTTTCTCGGCTCTGACTCATATGAAAAATAAGTCGAGGAACAAGCTTAACCCCGAGCATGATATGAGATGCAGCCTTACGACAATGATTCCACGATTTgacaaactggtaaacgagaagcaGCACTATGGAtcccattaa